From the genome of Deltaproteobacteria bacterium:
GAGGACGGAGAAGCTCCGAGTCAACCGCGCCGGTGGCGAGGGGCTCGTCGCCGCGCGTTCACTTCTCGCTGCCCCGGCCTTGCTCCACCAGGCGGATCGCTCCCGTCGCGCTCACCGCAAGGTCCTTGATTCGCCTGAGCCGCGTGATCAGTCGCGGCGAGCCCGGCGGGCGGCGGAAGCCGCGCGACTTGAGGGCATTCGACAGGGCATCGAGGCTCACGGCGCGGCCACCGGAGCCCGCAAGCAGCTCGTGGACGACGGCGAGGAGCTCGTCGGGCGGCGCCGCGTGCGCGTCGCTGAGTTCGCTTGCCCTCGCCGATGCGCCGGATGACGGCGCCACAGACGCTGCCGCGCGCGCCGCGGAAGCGCGGCCTCGCCGACGGCCGCCTCTCGGACGAGCTCGCGGCGCGCCGACTGCATGCCTGGTCTGCTTCGCTTCGACGAGCGAGCGGTACGAGAGGCGCCGGAAGCTGACGCCGCGGCTTGCGGCGACGTCGCCGACCGCATCGAAGGCCTGGTCGTCCGTGATGATCTCCAGGACGTCCCCCGGTCTCGAATCCCCGAGCCATATCCCCGCCGCGACCGCGATGCGCAGGTCGCTCCAGTCCTTGACCCCGAACGCCGGGGCGCTGTGGACGAGTCGTGCGCCGTGTCGCGAGAGCAAGCGAGCCGTGTCGAGCCCGACCACGCGCCAGTTGCCGACCGCCACGAGCTGCGTCTCTCGACCCAGCTCGCCCAGCTCGAGGTGCTGAAGCATGCGGGAGACGTGCTCGGCGCGGCTCGAGTTCTCGACGTCGAAGAACACGGCGCGCCGCGTGCTGGGTGAAGCTTCCTGAGGCTCTCGCGCCTTCATGAGGCGACGGCCTGCACTTCTTCCGGCTCGGCCGCCGAGGGCCGGGCGTATCGCCGGATGAGGAAGTACGCAACCGGCGTCGCCACCAGGGCCAGCAGCACCGAGATCGCGAGACCGCCCATGACGGCGATGGCCAGCGGCCGCAGCATCTGCGCGCCGGAGCCGACGCCGAGCGCGAGCGGCAGCATCCCGAGCGCGGCGGCGAGCGAGGTCATGAGGACGGGCCGGAGCCGCCTCTGCCCCGAGAGGACGAGCGCGTCTGCAAGAGCGTGGCCGGCCCGCTCGAAGTGCTCCACGGAGTCGAGCAGCAGGATGCCGTTCTTCGCAACGATGCCGACACCGATGATCGCGCCGAGGAAAGAGATGATGTTGAACGTCGTGTGGGTCACCGCGAGGGCGGCGAAGACACCGAAGAGAGACAGGAGCGCCCCCCATACGATGGCGAGCGGCTGGGCGAACCCGCCGAACTCCGCGAGCAGGACGGTGAAGACGAGCACGACGGCCATGAGCAGGACGAAGAGCAGGTTGCGGAACGCATCCTGCTGCTGCTTGTAGAAGCCGCCGTATTCGATCGCCGCGCCGGGCGGCAGGACGACCCGCTCGCCCACCTTCCGCCGGATTTCTGCGACGGCGCTGCCGAGGTCGCGACCCGAGAGGCGCGCTTGGACGGCCACCGACTGGCGGAGGTCTTCACGGCGGATCTCCGTCTGCCCGCCCTCGTGTTGCAGCGCGCCGAGCTGATCGAGGGTGAGAAGGGTCCCGGACGGAGACTTGAGGAGGAGCTTCCTCAGACGCGCGACGTCGTCGGCATGATCGGCCTCCGCCCGGACCCGGATGTTGATCGGAATGTCCCCCTTGAGGGTGAAGGAGGCCACGTCGCCGAGGATCGCGGTGTTTGCCAGGCGCCCCACCTGGTCGACGTCGAGGCCGGCGCGTGCGACCGCGACCGGGTCGGCCCGCAGGGTGAGGGCCGGGCCCGTCACGACCACCCCGTCGAAGACGTCGACCACGCCGTCGATGTGCTCCATCAGCCCGGCGATCTCTCTCGCCTTCGCCCTGAGCACGGCCTCGTCCGGCGAGAAGACCTTGACCTCGATCGGGGCGGGCGACCAGGTGAGGTCGCCGATGAGGTCGTTGAGGATCCCCGCGAACTCGACATGGAGGACGGGCTGCGAGGCGTGGATCTTCTCCCTGAGCTCATCGGTTACCTGCTCGACGGAGCGCTTGCGGTCATGCTTGAGCTTCACGAGGAAGTCGCCCGTGTTCGGCTCGGAGATGGCGAGCGCCAGGCGGGCACCCGTGCGCCGCGAGTAGCTTTCCACCTCCGGGGTCGCCTTCAGGATGTCCTCGACCTGTAGCAGAGAACGGTTCGTCTCGGAGAGCGACGTGCCCGGGGGCGTGAAGTAGTCCAGCACGAAGGCTCCCTCGTCCTGCTCGGGCAAGAAGCCCGTCTCGGCCACGCGGTAGAGGATCAGCACCGCGCCGAGGACGGCCGCCGAGACGGCGAACGTGAGCCCTGGACGCTCGAGCGCACCCCGGACGGCGCGCCCGTAGATGTCCAGGAGCCTGGACATCGCCCTCCCTCCTCCCTCAGCCACGTGCCCCGTGCGTTTCAGGAAGCGGAGCGCCAGGTTGGGCGTCACGGCGAGCGCGAGGACGAGCGACGCGAGAAGCGCGGTCACCATGGTGAGTGCGAGCGAGCGAAAGAACACGCCGGGCACGCCGTCGAGGAACGCCAGCGGGACGAAGACAACCACGGGCGTCAGCGTCGAGCCGACGAGCGGCGGCCCGATCTCCCGGA
Proteins encoded in this window:
- a CDS encoding NYN domain-containing protein → MKAREPQEASPSTRRAVFFDVENSSRAEHVSRMLQHLELGELGRETQLVAVGNWRVVGLDTARLLSRHGARLVHSAPAFGVKDWSDLRIAVAAGIWLGDSRPGDVLEIITDDQAFDAVGDVAASRGVSFRRLSYRSLVEAKQTRHAVGAPRARPRGGRRRGRASAARAAASVAPSSGASARASELSDAHAAPPDELLAVVHELLAGSGGRAVSLDALSNALKSRGFRRPPGSPRLITRLRRIKDLAVSATGAIRLVEQGRGSEK
- a CDS encoding efflux RND transporter permease subunit translates to MDQLSRFVTRNARTIEFVTLALAAAGVYAAFTMPTSVFPQTDFPRVVVLVDSGVMPADQMMATITRPIEEAMNDIPGVASIRSATSRGAAEINVFFDWKVDMIQSLMFVQGRLAQIAGQLPSTASLQVWRLTFSAFPIIGISLTAPDRDIGDLWETARYVIKPRLARVSGVARVDLVGGREPEFHVVADPAKLAAAGLTLTDLVERLRATNLVAPAGMLEQNHQLYLTLVSGRVATAEDIAAIVVGLGPSRTPIFLRDVARVVRGVAPGFNIVTAQGVNAVLLNIRSQPDASTLEVAAGVEKEVAALRATLPGDMKLAPFYDQSILVRESARSVWECIVFGLVLSIGIMVAFLKDVRLAGVAVLVIPLTVLITIAAMKPLHLSFNLMTLGGIAAAIGLVIDDAIVVIENIHTKRVRGLGSVEAVQEAIREIGPPLVGSTLTPVVVFVPLAFLDGVPGVFFRSLALTMVTALLASLVLALAVTPNLALRFLKRTGHVAEGGGRAMSRLLDIYGRAVRGALERPGLTFAVSAAVLGAVLILYRVAETGFLPEQDEGAFVLDYFTPPGTSLSETNRSLLQVEDILKATPEVESYSRRTGARLALAISEPNTGDFLVKLKHDRKRSVEQVTDELREKIHASQPVLHVEFAGILNDLIGDLTWSPAPIEVKVFSPDEAVLRAKAREIAGLMEHIDGVVDVFDGVVVTGPALTLRADPVAVARAGLDVDQVGRLANTAILGDVASFTLKGDIPINIRVRAEADHADDVARLRKLLLKSPSGTLLTLDQLGALQHEGGQTEIRREDLRQSVAVQARLSGRDLGSAVAEIRRKVGERVVLPPGAAIEYGGFYKQQQDAFRNLLFVLLMAVVLVFTVLLAEFGGFAQPLAIVWGALLSLFGVFAALAVTHTTFNIISFLGAIIGVGIVAKNGILLLDSVEHFERAGHALADALVLSGQRRLRPVLMTSLAAALGMLPLALGVGSGAQMLRPLAIAVMGGLAISVLLALVATPVAYFLIRRYARPSAAEPEEVQAVAS